In one Sebastes umbrosus isolate fSebUmb1 chromosome 13, fSebUmb1.pri, whole genome shotgun sequence genomic region, the following are encoded:
- the dusp19a gene encoding dual specificity protein phosphatase 19a, with protein MQSLTEEIQSFSRTRLRKQCTRVTSLSGRRIIETWKGSTITVVEDPVPPEKMLGYVPDTSWDLQVGIVMPYLLLGSQDAAHDFGTLKKHKVSHILNVAFGVENVFPDLFIYKTVSILDHPDADVLLHIQDCCDFIQQARNEKGAVLVHCNAGVSRAPAVVIGYLMSCEGQSFDAALLSVKSARAASSPNPGFLEQLRSYKTPTMNGSKH; from the exons ATGCAGTCCTTGACCGAGGAGATCCAGAGTTTCTCTCGAACGCGGCTGAGGAAGCAGTGCACCCGCGTGACGTCACTGAGCGGCCGCCGCATCATCGAGACCTGGAAGGGTTCTACGATCACTGTGGTCGAAGACCCCGTTCCCCCAGAGAAGATGCTGGGATATGTCCCTGACACATCTTGGGACCTGCAGGTCGGCATCGTCATGCCCTACCTGCTGCTGG gttctCAAGATGCTGCACATGACTTTGGCACTCTGAAAAAACACAAG gtGTCTCACATCCTGAACGTGGCCTTCGGGGTGGAGAACGTGTTTCCTGACCTGTTCATCTATAAGACCGTCAGTATTCTGGATCATCCCGACGCTGACGTGCTGCTTCACATCCAGGACTGCTGTGACTTCATCCAGCAGGCTCGCAACGAG AAAGGTGCGGTGTTGGTCCACTGCAACGCCGGCGTGTCACGCGCACCGGCGGTGGTCATTGGCTACCTGATGTCATGCGAAGGCCAGTCCTTCGACGCCGCCCTCTTGTCGGTCAAATCGGCTCGGGCCGCCTCGTCCCCCAACCCCGGCTTCCTGGAACAACTGAGGAGCTACAAAACACCGACGATGAACGGATCCAAACACTGA
- the frzb gene encoding secreted frizzled-related protein 3, with translation MLSPGLSVSLLAVSCALWPAAVLAASCESVRIPLCRSMPWNMTKMPNHLHHSTQDNAVLAIEQFEGLLGTGCSPDLLFFLCAMYAPICTIDFQHEPIKPCKAVCERAKSGCEPVMKRYNHSWPDSLACSELPLYDRGVCISPEAIVKAEGPDPYYQDPARCNPESSPDFPMDSNNLHCRGPNGDRCRCKIVRMGLKTYLKNNYNYVIRARVREVRNRGLEPTAVVEVKEVLKSSLVNIPKETHTLYYSSSCLCPPLTPGEEYLIMGYENEETSRLLLIDGSIAQKWKDKMTRKVKRWDQILQGKGRAAQRRSRH, from the exons ATGCTCTCCCCGGGACTCTCCGTGTCTCTGCTGGCCGTGTCCTGCGCTCTGTGGCCGGCTGCGGTCCTGGCTGCGTCCTGTGAGTCGGTCCGGATCCCTCTGTGCAGGTCGATGCCCTGGAACATGACCAAGATGCCGAACCACCTCCACCACAGCACGCAGGACAACGCGGTGCTGGCCATCGAGCAGTTCGAAGGGCTGCTGG GTACTGGCTGCAGTCCGGATTTGCTCTTCTTCCTGTGTGCCATGTACGCTCCCATCTGCACCATCGACTTCCAGCATGAGCCCATCAAACCCTGCAAGGCGGTGTGCGAGCGGGCCAAGTCCGGCTGTGAGCCGGTGATGAAGCGTTACAACCACAGCTGGCCCGACAGCCTGGCCTGCAGCGAGCTGCCGCTGTACGACCGCGGAGTCTGCATCTCACCCGAGGCCATCGTCAAGGCAGAGGGACCAG aTCCATACTACCAGGACCCAGCCAGGTGTAACCCAG AATCCAGTCCAGACTTCCCAATGGACTCCAACAACCTCCACTGCAGAGGACCAAATGGAG ATCGTTGTAGGTGTAAGATCGTCAGAATGGGTTTAAAAACCTACCTGAAGAACAACTACAACTACG TGATCAGGGCGAGGGTGAGGGAGGTGAGGAACCGTGGTCTGGAGCCCACGGCGGTGGTGGAGGTGAAGGAGGTGCTCAAGTCTTCTCTGGTCAACATTCCCAAAGAGACTCACACGCTCTACTACTCTTCCTCCTGCCTGTGTCCTCCTCTGACTCCCGGGGAGGAGTACCTCATTATGGGCTACGAGAACGAGGAGACGTCCAG GTTGCTCCTGATTGACGGCTCCATTGCTCAAAAGTGGAAGGACAAAATGACCAGGAAGGTCAAG AGATGGGATCAGATCCTGCAGGGGAAAGGCCGAGCAGCTCAGCGCCGGAGTCGCCACTGa